The nucleotide window GATCCTTATATTGCCCAATACATTCATCCTAAAAAAGCATTTAGGATAAAACTGAAAGATGCCGACAAAGATTTCATTTTTGACGAAGCTGAAGCTGATTTGAACAAATTTGACAAATTGATCGACGAATTGGAACCGGGCTCTCTACGATTACCTGTTTTGATAAAAAAATACATCAAACAAAATGCCCGTGTCGTTGCTTTTAATGTGGATCCTTTGTTCAACAACGCCATTGACGGATTGATGTACATCAGAATTTCTGACCTTCCCGACAGTACGGTAAGACCCGTTATGGAAGAATTCCAGGCCGAATTGGAACGCAAACTCAACGAAAAAGAAGATTAGTTTTTCAATCTTAACAACAAAAAAATCCCGTCTCCAAAATGAGACGGGATTTTTTGTGCTTATTTCCAAATGGATTCCTTTAAAATAGAATCGTAGGTATTATTTTCTATGAAACGGGTAATTCTAATTATTTGATAAAAAATCAAAAAACAAGCCAAAAAATAAGCCAGTTTTTTGTTGTATATGATTCCGTTAAAATACTCTTTTTTTGTAATCAATTCTGTAAAAAGAACGATTATCGTAATCACACAAAAAAGAATTACAAAAGGCCCCAAAATATGATAAGACAAACTTTTATAAAGATTTCCTTCATACAAATAGACCAACGACTTTGTTATTCCACAGCCTGGGCAAGGAAAACCTGTAAGCATTTTGAAAGGACATAAGGACTGATCTGTTTCAAGATGATCATTCTGATTGTACAACATCAAAAAAAACGGAACTATAAGGGTTATTACAGCCCCAATAATTCCGAGTATTTTAAGATCCCGCTTCACTTTTTATCTTTTTTTTCGAAAGTTAGTCAAATGATACGATTCTAAATATAATCTATCCTAAAAAAATCAGGATTTTAATTTTCTCATTTTAAAACCAACCTCTCTTTCCTACTTGGTAGGTTTGATAAAACTCCTCATCCGACTTAGTCAAATAAATAATTCCTTCAATCAAGCCAATAGTACTTCCTACGATTCCGCAAGTAATTACAGTAATGATAAGTTGAATTATTCCTTCC belongs to Flavobacterium aquiphilum and includes:
- a CDS encoding DUF2752 domain-containing protein codes for the protein MKRDLKILGIIGAVITLIVPFFLMLYNQNDHLETDQSLCPFKMLTGFPCPGCGITKSLVYLYEGNLYKSLSYHILGPFVILFCVITIIVLFTELITKKEYFNGIIYNKKLAYFLACFLIFYQIIRITRFIENNTYDSILKESIWK
- a CDS encoding TM2 domain-containing protein, whose product is MENSRQEDWNRPQPIQQENKKVLAGILAILFGGLGIHKFVLGYTQEGIIQLIITVITCGIVGSTIGLIEGIIYLTKSDEEFYQTYQVGKRGWF